A genomic window from Vagococcus entomophilus includes:
- a CDS encoding glycosyltransferase family 2 protein, whose amino-acid sequence MFLYTIISLFLLIIFYLAGQKSTLFKKGTIILFLFFNLIYLGWRTFYTVPSISILSVLAGILLLLTEWGGFLQSFVFGILFWTDTKRNKKWLADLEILPTVDIFVATYNEPLDLLKRMIVACQLIDYPDKHLVKIYICDDGNRDEVRALCQKYGVIHVTRSDNKHAKAGNLNHALTVSNGEVVVTLDADMIPRKNFLQKTMGYFSDERVGFIQAPQAFFNDDPFQFNLFAEERIINEQDFFMRKLEEKKDHYNATMYIGSNALFKRTTLDSVNGFATGVITEDMATGMLIQAKGWETVFVNEVLAVGLAPETYKDLIKQRDRWCRGNIQVMKKWNIFTLKGLSWMQKLLYIDGIHYWFFGVYKMIFLFAPLLYLLFHIYSLQASFVDLLYFWLPAFLSSQLFFNLVSDKKRTVMWSNVYEIALAPSMAYAALSELFLKKKKKFHVTRKGVQTDQRYFLFKSSFVHIFLLLLSLISLVKILLFWIRPDLVQFNPSSLYINIFWLLYNILCISIAILVAVERPRYRSTERFPVRKHGLLDNLASFKTEVKVQDLNEFGARLSTQKSNLVDSLEHIHLTIDGYSFYGIVKWVIDKNDSAELGIQFQKVPPESYSYVISTVYSTPQKEKDNRGYGNSSLLYTFFNFLFKTEKKPESHKRLTIRERSKLTGEFLKEGTTYPFSVIDASVSGYQIKTKAKLAVGEIISLQLPNFEKPVQVEIRWQKRRVFRTYAGSKILRSTN is encoded by the coding sequence TTGTTTTTATATACAATTATCAGTCTTTTTTTATTAATTATTTTTTACTTAGCCGGACAAAAAAGCACTTTATTTAAAAAAGGAACAATTATTTTGTTTTTATTTTTCAACTTAATTTATCTGGGCTGGCGGACTTTTTATACAGTACCTAGCATTAGTATCTTAAGTGTACTTGCTGGAATTTTACTACTACTAACTGAATGGGGAGGCTTTCTTCAATCATTTGTCTTTGGCATTTTATTTTGGACAGATACCAAGCGTAATAAGAAATGGTTGGCCGATTTAGAAATTTTACCTACCGTTGATATTTTTGTTGCTACATACAACGAACCATTAGATTTGTTAAAAAGAATGATTGTTGCGTGCCAACTAATTGATTATCCCGACAAGCATTTGGTCAAAATTTATATCTGTGATGATGGAAATAGGGATGAAGTGAGAGCATTATGCCAAAAATACGGGGTCATTCATGTCACTCGTTCCGACAACAAACATGCAAAAGCTGGAAATCTAAATCATGCTCTCACCGTCTCTAATGGCGAAGTTGTCGTCACATTGGATGCTGACATGATTCCTAGAAAAAACTTTTTGCAAAAAACTATGGGCTACTTTTCAGATGAACGTGTCGGCTTTATTCAAGCACCACAAGCTTTTTTTAACGATGATCCCTTCCAATTTAATTTGTTTGCAGAAGAAAGAATTATTAATGAACAAGATTTTTTCATGAGAAAACTAGAAGAAAAAAAAGACCATTATAATGCCACAATGTATATTGGAAGTAACGCTTTGTTCAAGCGCACCACATTAGACTCAGTAAACGGATTTGCCACTGGAGTTATCACTGAGGATATGGCAACAGGCATGCTAATCCAAGCAAAAGGCTGGGAGACCGTTTTTGTCAATGAAGTTTTAGCTGTTGGCCTCGCTCCAGAAACCTATAAAGATTTAATCAAACAGCGTGATCGTTGGTGCCGTGGCAACATCCAAGTGATGAAAAAATGGAACATTTTTACTTTAAAAGGATTATCTTGGATGCAAAAGTTGTTATATATTGATGGCATCCATTATTGGTTTTTCGGCGTTTATAAAATGATTTTTTTATTTGCTCCACTGCTTTATCTTTTATTTCATATCTATAGTTTGCAAGCTAGTTTTGTAGACTTATTATACTTTTGGCTGCCTGCTTTTTTGTCTTCTCAACTATTCTTCAATCTAGTCTCAGACAAAAAACGCACCGTAATGTGGAGTAATGTTTACGAAATTGCACTCGCTCCTTCAATGGCTTATGCGGCACTTTCTGAACTCTTTTTAAAGAAAAAGAAAAAGTTTCATGTAACACGTAAAGGGGTCCAAACTGATCAACGTTACTTCCTCTTTAAGTCTAGCTTTGTCCACATTTTTTTACTATTATTATCTTTGATTTCACTAGTAAAGATTCTGCTCTTTTGGATTCGACCAGATTTAGTCCAGTTTAATCCAAGTAGTTTATATATTAATATTTTTTGGCTACTCTACAATATTCTTTGCATCTCAATTGCAATTCTTGTCGCAGTAGAACGTCCAAGATATCGTTCTACTGAGCGTTTTCCTGTTCGTAAGCACGGACTTTTAGACAATCTTGCCTCATTTAAAACAGAAGTCAAAGTCCAAGATTTAAACGAGTTTGGTGCACGTCTTAGTACACAAAAATCTAATCTTGTCGACTCATTAGAACATATTCATCTAACCATTGATGGCTATTCATTTTATGGAATCGTCAAGTGGGTCATCGATAAAAATGATTCTGCAGAGCTGGGGATTCAATTCCAAAAAGTTCCTCCAGAAAGTTATTCCTATGTTATTTCAACTGTTTATAGCACACCTCAAAAAGAAAAAGATAACCGTGGCTATGGAAATTCTTCTCTGCTATATACTTTCTTCAACTTCTTATTTAAAACTGAGAAAAAACCCGAAAGTCACAAACGTTTGACTATTCGCGAACGAAGCAAGCTAACTGGTGAATTTTTAAAAGAAGGAACCACTTACCCTTTTTCAGTAATTGATGCCTCTGTTAGTGGCTATCAAATTAAAACAAAAGCCAAACTAGCCGTAGGAGAAATTATCTCTTTACAATTACCCAACTTTGAAAAACCTGTGCAAGTGGAAATTCGTTGGCAAAAAAGAAGAGTTTTTCGCACCTATGCTGGCTCTAAAATATTACGCTCAACCAACTAG
- a CDS encoding MarR family winged helix-turn-helix transcriptional regulator, with amino-acid sequence MNSDTTMLDSLLLIKKMTPKLNLLFEKATNISLIRFEMLCYLDQVDQVSQVQLKKIIPIDQAAITRHLKILEEKKFVERNRNAKNQREILVKITPLGESVLHECDSHKQLTLNQLFEEFTRDEIYAFHSLLLKLEHNLYPDTDR; translated from the coding sequence TTGAATTCTGACACAACTATGCTTGACTCATTGCTTCTAATAAAAAAAATGACCCCGAAGTTGAATCTGCTATTTGAAAAGGCAACAAATATTAGCTTGATTCGATTTGAAATGCTGTGCTACTTAGACCAAGTGGATCAAGTTTCACAAGTTCAATTAAAAAAAATTATTCCCATTGATCAAGCAGCTATCACGAGGCATTTAAAAATATTAGAAGAAAAAAAATTTGTTGAAAGAAATAGAAATGCAAAAAATCAGCGAGAAATACTGGTAAAGATTACCCCTTTAGGTGAAAGTGTTTTACATGAATGCGATTCTCATAAGCAACTCACACTTAACCAACTCTTTGAAGAGTTTACACGAGATGAAATCTATGCTTTTCATTCTCTTTTACTCAAATTGGAGCACAATCTTTATCCTGACACTGATCGCTAA
- a CDS encoding YhgE/Pip domain-containing protein: protein MIKNEWKHLFKNKFMLVVLFAIMLVPTLYNVIFLSSLWDPYGKMSELPVAVVNQDQSVHYEGKTLTVGKDMEKNMKSSDSLDFHFTTAKKAAAGLKDGTYYMVLTIPKEFSKNATTLLEEKPKEMKLKYETSAGHSFIASKFSESAAKELKAKVSSQVTKIYAKSMFAQLKTVGKGMSSAADGTKKLANGTKQLGDGQNTLSTGLNTLSASSLKFADGASTLNVGLEKYVAGVAQVQSGSTKLDEGVATLQNSTPALASGVGQLATGSQTLSGGVTQYTSGVNTLNEGLSGKLALGTATLANGLGSLQNGMNELNTSLAEKLTPNVKNYTNGVDQVATGLAALNSTSGKLTDGASQLDEGINGANGIIANKAKLIAGVSSLKDGTTQLSSGLTALDDGMTKLKAAIDASSVSITELKDHLTKVGQNTATISSKTSELQNAAQSDTEVTKNSAKASAVAALQNDSTYQSLPEEQKQALLSAVQNSASDTSTTNVTNKASEIKATNDSTSGELTQVSALLTKLEALMAQFSTLQNSVAQLKVSSAQLAGGASALNTQVTAFAASMEAQLTKLSQGVAALNTGITQYTGAVAQLSAGASKVSDNSKALNQGMQEITDAVSTVATNQSAGVPALVAGAEQVNQGVQQAATGANTLASKSTELNSGASQVAQGLQSLDSKIPTLTSGIGALKSGTSSLVDGTSQLTNNSPTLVSGSNQLASGATQISSGSTQLATGSNKLLNAIGQVNDGTNTLHSSLSQAATKLNDVKSNGDTYSMMATPVKTVHKETAKVPNNGTGMAPYMMSVALFVACLTLNMMFDAFTPKKKPTSGIAWWASKMSILGIVAVLQAIVMFGALVAIDGLSALDPGKTLLVLIIESITYMSMITFFNLVFNKPGAFLMLIFMILQLAGSAGTYPIALSSKFFQVINPYLPMTYGIHALRTTLSIGGSIASDLAILLILTVLFNGLMILFYHRKRKSPEVREMKFEL from the coding sequence ATGATAAAAAATGAATGGAAACATTTATTTAAAAATAAATTTATGCTGGTTGTTCTTTTTGCAATCATGTTGGTTCCAACATTATATAACGTAATCTTTTTAAGCTCGCTATGGGACCCATATGGCAAAATGTCTGAGTTGCCTGTAGCAGTTGTGAATCAGGATCAATCTGTTCATTATGAAGGCAAAACGTTAACGGTTGGGAAAGATATGGAAAAAAATATGAAGAGCTCTGATTCATTGGATTTCCATTTTACAACAGCAAAAAAAGCAGCAGCGGGACTTAAAGATGGTACGTATTATATGGTGCTTACGATTCCAAAAGAATTCTCAAAAAATGCGACAACTCTATTAGAAGAAAAACCAAAAGAGATGAAACTTAAATACGAAACCAGCGCTGGACATAGTTTTATTGCTTCTAAGTTTTCAGAGTCAGCAGCGAAAGAGTTGAAAGCTAAAGTTTCTTCTCAGGTGACCAAGATTTATGCGAAAAGCATGTTTGCCCAGTTAAAAACTGTGGGCAAAGGTATGAGCAGTGCGGCAGATGGAACTAAGAAATTGGCAAATGGGACAAAACAACTTGGAGATGGACAAAACACGCTCTCAACTGGGCTAAACACTTTGTCTGCTAGTTCACTCAAATTTGCAGATGGTGCCAGTACATTAAATGTTGGCTTGGAAAAATATGTAGCCGGTGTAGCACAGGTTCAATCGGGTAGTACAAAGCTTGATGAAGGCGTAGCCACACTTCAAAATTCTACGCCAGCTCTTGCAAGTGGTGTCGGGCAATTAGCAACAGGCTCTCAAACACTTTCTGGTGGAGTGACGCAATATACCTCAGGTGTCAATACACTAAATGAAGGCTTGAGTGGTAAATTAGCATTAGGAACAGCCACTTTAGCTAATGGTTTGGGCAGTTTACAAAATGGAATGAATGAGTTAAATACGAGTCTAGCAGAAAAGTTAACCCCCAACGTAAAAAACTATACAAACGGAGTCGATCAAGTTGCAACAGGCTTAGCAGCACTAAATTCAACAAGTGGTAAATTGACAGATGGGGCCAGTCAATTAGATGAAGGCATCAACGGCGCAAATGGGATTATAGCGAATAAAGCGAAATTGATTGCAGGTGTCTCCTCTTTGAAAGATGGAACCACCCAATTATCTAGTGGGCTAACTGCTTTAGATGATGGTATGACCAAGTTAAAAGCTGCGATAGATGCTAGTTCTGTTTCTATCACAGAATTGAAAGATCATTTAACAAAGGTCGGCCAAAATACTGCAACAATCTCAAGTAAAACGAGTGAATTGCAAAACGCTGCGCAAAGTGATACTGAAGTAACTAAAAATAGTGCAAAAGCGTCAGCAGTTGCAGCACTTCAAAATGATTCAACTTATCAAAGTTTGCCAGAAGAACAAAAGCAAGCCTTGCTCAGTGCGGTACAAAATTCAGCAAGCGATACGAGCACCACAAATGTAACAAACAAAGCAAGTGAAATTAAAGCAACAAATGATAGTACGAGCGGAGAATTAACCCAAGTTTCTGCGCTTTTAACCAAACTGGAAGCTTTAATGGCACAATTTTCTACGCTTCAAAACAGTGTAGCTCAGTTGAAAGTAAGCAGTGCACAACTCGCAGGTGGGGCCAGTGCACTTAATACTCAAGTTACAGCTTTTGCAGCTTCTATGGAAGCACAACTGACGAAACTCAGTCAAGGGGTTGCAGCATTAAACACTGGAATTACGCAGTACACTGGCGCTGTTGCACAGCTTTCAGCTGGTGCAAGCAAAGTAAGTGACAATTCAAAAGCATTAAATCAAGGCATGCAAGAAATAACGGATGCAGTATCGACAGTTGCTACGAACCAATCAGCGGGTGTTCCAGCCCTTGTCGCTGGTGCAGAGCAAGTGAATCAAGGGGTACAACAAGCTGCTACTGGAGCCAACACATTGGCTTCAAAATCTACTGAGTTAAATAGTGGTGCCAGTCAGGTTGCCCAAGGATTGCAGTCTCTTGATAGCAAGATTCCAACCCTTACTTCTGGTATTGGTGCGCTTAAGTCGGGAACTTCTTCACTTGTAGATGGGACTAGCCAACTGACAAATAACAGCCCAACACTTGTTTCTGGAAGTAATCAACTCGCAAGTGGCGCAACTCAAATATCTAGTGGTTCAACACAACTTGCAACAGGATCCAATAAACTTTTGAATGCGATTGGTCAAGTGAATGATGGAACCAACACTTTACACTCTAGCTTAAGTCAAGCGGCTACCAAGTTAAATGATGTGAAAAGTAATGGAGATACGTATTCCATGATGGCGACTCCTGTTAAAACTGTTCATAAAGAGACGGCAAAAGTTCCAAATAACGGAACCGGAATGGCTCCATATATGATGTCTGTGGCACTTTTTGTCGCATGTTTAACATTAAATATGATGTTTGATGCCTTTACACCTAAGAAAAAGCCGACTTCTGGTATTGCATGGTGGGCAAGCAAGATGTCTATTTTAGGGATTGTGGCAGTTTTACAAGCAATCGTAATGTTTGGTGCCCTTGTAGCTATTGATGGATTAAGTGCGTTAGATCCAGGTAAAACGTTACTAGTATTGATTATCGAATCTATTACGTATATGAGTATGATTACATTCTTTAACTTAGTCTTTAATAAGCCTGGCGCATTCTTAATGTTGATCTTTATGATCTTGCAATTAGCGGGTTCAGCAGGCACGTATCCAATTGCTTTATCAAGTAAGTTTTTCCAAGTGATTAATCCATATTTACCAATGACTTATGGAATCCATGCACTAAGAACAACCTTGTCAATTGGAGGCTCCATTGCTTCTGATTTAGCAATTCTCTTGATTTTGACAGTCCTCTTTAACGGACTCATGATTCTCTTCTATCATAGAAAGCGGAAAAGTCCAGAAGTTAGAGAAATGAAATTTGAATTGTAA
- a CDS encoding amino acid permease — protein sequence MEKTDLKRRLGSRQMQMIALGGTIGVGLFMGSAATIAWTGPSVMLAYAIAGFFLYFIMRALGEMLYLEPSTGSFANYGAEYIHPLAGYLTAWSNIFQFIVVGMSEVIAVGQYTQYWWPQLPTWIPGLVVVVTLCFANLISVRIFGELEFWFAMIKVVTIVLMIIAGLGVILFGFGNHGHPVGVSNLWKHGGFFTGGAKGFFFALPIVIASYQGVELIGITAGEAKDPQTTVVKAVQSTIGRILIFYIGAIFVIVSIYPWNELGAIGSPFVQTFSKIGISFAAGLINFVVMTAALSGCNSGIFSASRMVFALAQKGKMPKSFLKLSRHGAPFYPVLSVSFGILLGIILNVVLPKIIHGSEHLFVYVYSSSVLPGMIPWFVILISQIQFRKKHRKEMPHHPFKMPFAPITNYATIIFLAIILVFMFINPSTRLSLLIGCVFLVGITILYFVLEKKNKKHQNKFND from the coding sequence ATGGAAAAAACGGATTTAAAACGTAGGTTAGGTTCTAGGCAGATGCAGATGATTGCTCTTGGTGGCACGATTGGTGTGGGCTTGTTTATGGGGTCTGCTGCCACGATAGCATGGACCGGGCCTTCGGTAATGTTAGCTTATGCGATTGCGGGATTTTTTTTATATTTTATCATGCGTGCGTTAGGTGAGATGCTTTATTTAGAGCCCTCAACCGGTTCATTTGCCAATTACGGGGCAGAATATATTCACCCACTTGCAGGCTACCTAACAGCTTGGAGTAACATTTTCCAATTTATTGTAGTTGGAATGAGTGAGGTCATTGCAGTCGGACAATATACGCAATATTGGTGGCCACAGCTTCCAACTTGGATACCTGGATTGGTTGTAGTCGTAACGCTTTGTTTTGCTAACCTGATATCTGTCAGAATATTTGGAGAGTTAGAATTTTGGTTTGCAATGATTAAAGTTGTAACCATTGTGCTGATGATCATTGCTGGATTAGGGGTTATTTTGTTTGGTTTTGGCAACCATGGACATCCAGTTGGAGTTAGTAACTTATGGAAACACGGAGGCTTTTTCACTGGAGGAGCTAAAGGCTTCTTCTTTGCCTTGCCGATTGTAATTGCCTCGTATCAAGGGGTCGAACTAATCGGAATTACAGCAGGAGAAGCAAAAGATCCGCAAACAACTGTTGTCAAAGCGGTTCAATCAACTATTGGACGGATTTTAATCTTTTACATAGGGGCTATTTTTGTGATTGTTAGTATCTATCCGTGGAATGAATTAGGTGCAATCGGCTCCCCATTTGTCCAAACATTTTCTAAAATAGGCATTAGTTTTGCAGCGGGTTTGATCAATTTTGTGGTGATGACTGCAGCACTTTCTGGCTGCAACTCGGGAATTTTTAGTGCTAGCCGAATGGTTTTTGCACTGGCACAAAAGGGAAAAATGCCTAAATCGTTTTTAAAACTTTCACGACATGGGGCACCTTTTTATCCTGTTTTATCTGTTTCATTTGGGATTTTATTGGGCATAATTTTAAATGTTGTACTGCCAAAAATTATTCATGGTTCCGAGCATTTATTTGTTTATGTTTACAGTTCTAGTGTTTTACCTGGAATGATTCCGTGGTTTGTCATTTTGATTAGTCAAATTCAGTTTAGGAAAAAGCATCGCAAGGAAATGCCCCACCATCCCTTTAAAATGCCCTTTGCGCCTATTACTAATTATGCTACGATTATATTTTTAGCGATTATCCTTGTTTTTATGTTTATTAATCCGAGTACTCGCCTTTCATTATTAATCGGCTGTGTCTTTTTGGTAGGCATTACTATTTTGTATTTTGTGTTAGAAAAGAAAAATAAAAAGCATCAAAATAAATTTAACGATTAA
- a CDS encoding amino acid permease, translating to MSSSSTKNGLQRTLKSRHITMLALGGAIGAGLFKGSSDAVQTAGPAVILSYLVGGFILLFIMQGMAEMTANNPGVSGFSELLQPITGRFSAYLIDWAYFMMWFLDITAEAIAAATFIQLWFPHVPSWLIILCISVVISGINLLSVKLFAETEYWLAILKISVIIFFILAGVFLISKNVMQTEHAFHNLTDNGGFFPKGIFGFLSSMLIVIYSFAGSELIGITIGEVENPQLAIPKAVKGIMVRIISFYIIPFFIIVTLFPWNSLDGKVSPFVQVFNLLHIPYAADIVNFVIVLALISSINSGIYSSSRLLYMQGKRSRKKTKISQNLMKLNKHAVPYVSVIICSFSLFAGVLLTFFVGNTLFNYLMGSISYTILIIWFLLCYGHIRSRKVAFNPTAYHVNFYPYTSYFSLISLILIFFGILFSTNVIVTLLTLLIYIVIVGYYYLAEAKAKRQR from the coding sequence ATGAGTAGTAGTTCAACAAAAAATGGCTTACAGCGTACGCTAAAAAGTCGTCATATCACCATGCTAGCACTTGGAGGAGCAATTGGTGCTGGCTTATTTAAAGGGAGTAGTGACGCTGTCCAAACTGCCGGACCAGCGGTCATTTTATCCTACCTAGTGGGAGGGTTTATTTTACTCTTTATTATGCAAGGTATGGCTGAGATGACGGCCAACAACCCAGGAGTAAGTGGCTTTTCAGAACTCCTTCAGCCAATTACAGGCCGTTTTTCAGCTTACTTAATTGATTGGGCATATTTTATGATGTGGTTTTTAGACATTACCGCAGAAGCCATCGCAGCAGCGACTTTTATTCAATTATGGTTTCCCCATGTTCCATCTTGGCTGATTATATTATGCATTTCTGTCGTCATTTCTGGTATCAATCTTTTATCAGTAAAATTATTTGCAGAGACCGAGTACTGGTTAGCAATCTTGAAAATTTCAGTAATCATTTTCTTTATTTTAGCAGGAGTGTTTTTAATCAGTAAAAATGTAATGCAAACTGAGCACGCTTTTCATAATTTAACAGATAATGGCGGATTTTTCCCAAAGGGAATATTTGGCTTCTTGAGCTCTATGTTAATTGTTATCTATTCCTTTGCGGGTTCTGAACTGATTGGGATTACAATCGGAGAAGTGGAGAATCCCCAATTAGCAATTCCAAAAGCAGTAAAGGGAATTATGGTTCGGATTATTTCTTTTTATATTATTCCTTTCTTCATTATTGTGACGCTATTTCCTTGGAATTCTTTAGATGGGAAAGTGAGCCCATTTGTTCAAGTTTTTAATTTATTACACATTCCATATGCAGCAGATATTGTTAATTTTGTCATCGTGCTCGCATTAATTTCTTCTATTAATTCTGGAATTTATTCTTCTTCTCGATTGCTTTATATGCAAGGAAAAAGAAGTCGGAAAAAGACTAAGATTTCTCAAAATTTAATGAAATTAAATAAACATGCAGTACCATATGTATCAGTTATTATTTGTTCTTTCTCTCTTTTTGCGGGTGTTTTGCTGACTTTCTTTGTAGGAAATACCTTGTTTAATTACTTGATGGGATCAATCAGCTATACCATTTTAATTATTTGGTTTTTACTTTGCTATGGGCATATTCGCAGTCGTAAAGTTGCATTTAATCCAACTGCTTATCATGTGAATTTTTACCCGTACACCTCTTATTTTTCCTTAATTTCTTTAATCTTAATTTTCTTTGGAATTTTGTTTTCCACGAATGTTATCGTTACGTTACTAACCTTGCTTATCTATATTGTGATTGTAGGATATTATTACTTGGCTGAGGCGAAAGCGAAAAGGCAGAGGTAA
- a CDS encoding Rrf2 family transcriptional regulator, which translates to MKLKRSLEQAVCILIMLTLEKEHRPVKSSIISERLEVSDSYSKKILRQLVVANLIKSEAGKEGGFKLARSIEKISMLDVYYAIEGKESILQPAHLAHKVFSYENIIVHAEKEVLQVVSEAEQLFLTKLEGYYLSELLPRHDYEQGTVVWKNIREVIKDDKK; encoded by the coding sequence ATGAAGCTGAAAAGAAGTTTGGAGCAAGCAGTATGCATCTTGATTATGCTAACGCTTGAAAAAGAGCATCGACCCGTTAAAAGTTCGATTATTAGTGAACGTTTAGAAGTTTCCGACTCTTACTCCAAAAAAATATTGCGACAGTTGGTAGTAGCCAATCTAATCAAATCAGAAGCAGGAAAAGAAGGCGGATTTAAACTAGCTAGAAGCATCGAAAAAATCAGCATGCTGGATGTTTATTATGCGATTGAGGGAAAAGAGAGTATATTACAACCGGCTCATTTAGCGCATAAGGTCTTTTCCTATGAAAATATTATTGTTCATGCTGAAAAAGAAGTGTTACAGGTGGTTTCCGAAGCCGAGCAGTTATTCTTAACCAAGTTAGAAGGCTATTATCTTTCGGAATTACTCCCGAGACATGATTATGAGCAGGGAACCGTTGTTTGGAAAAATATAAGGGAAGTGATAAAAGATGATAAAAAATGA
- a CDS encoding nitroreductase family protein, which yields MQKQLENNFQKIFKGRRSIRSYDPKIKISKEEMQNILADATLAPSSVNMQPWRFVVVETPEAKDKLRPLIRFNTTQNDTSSAMILIFGDMQCYEFAEEIYNQAVIEGKMPEEVKEKQLGAILPHYKNLTSDQMNDIVKIDSSLVAMQLMLVARAYGYDTNPIGGFEADKLAETFDLDPTRYVPVMILSIGVAADTGYESVRLPINKLTEWK from the coding sequence ATGCAAAAACAGTTGGAAAATAATTTTCAAAAAATCTTTAAAGGACGTCGTTCGATTCGCTCTTATGACCCTAAAATTAAAATTTCAAAAGAGGAAATGCAAAACATATTAGCCGATGCTACCCTTGCCCCCTCTTCTGTAAATATGCAACCTTGGCGCTTCGTTGTCGTCGAAACCCCTGAGGCAAAGGACAAATTGCGGCCACTGATTCGTTTTAATACGACACAAAACGATACTTCATCTGCCATGATTTTGATATTTGGTGATATGCAATGTTACGAATTTGCTGAAGAAATATACAATCAAGCAGTTATTGAAGGTAAAATGCCTGAAGAAGTGAAAGAAAAACAGTTAGGAGCCATCTTGCCACATTATAAAAACCTTACTTCTGATCAAATGAATGATATTGTCAAAATTGATAGCAGCCTTGTTGCTATGCAACTAATGCTAGTCGCAAGGGCTTATGGCTACGATACCAATCCAATTGGAGGTTTTGAAGCGGACAAGTTAGCAGAAACCTTTGATTTAGATCCAACACGCTATGTTCCGGTGATGATTCTTTCAATTGGTGTCGCAGCCGATACAGGATACGAGTCGGTTCGTCTGCCAATTAATAAACTAACTGAATGGAAATAA
- a CDS encoding DUF1304 domain-containing protein, translating into MSTLSLILCFIVALEHLYIMYLETFQTASKKTAQTFGMSQEFLSNPRVQTLFKNQGIYNGLLAISLFYALFFSSNSLELATLLVIFVLLAALYGSFTSNKTILIKQGGPAILALISLLFLH; encoded by the coding sequence ATGTCTACTTTATCACTAATTCTATGTTTCATTGTGGCACTTGAACATCTCTATATTATGTACCTAGAAACATTCCAAACTGCCTCTAAAAAAACTGCTCAAACTTTTGGTATGTCTCAGGAATTTTTAAGCAACCCGCGCGTTCAAACTTTATTTAAAAATCAAGGAATCTATAACGGTTTGCTTGCAATTAGCCTATTCTATGCCTTGTTTTTTTCTAGTAATTCACTAGAACTGGCTACACTCTTGGTGATTTTTGTTTTATTAGCCGCTCTATATGGTAGCTTCACAAGTAATAAGACAATCCTTATCAAACAAGGAGGACCCGCGATTCTCGCTTTAATAAGCTTATTGTTTCTTCATTAG